The proteins below are encoded in one region of Sphingobacterium sp. R2:
- a CDS encoding NuoM family protein: protein MDNLFLLILLPLISALMLTLLKTNAAKSIALILSLISLALTIPFLYAFDANGGMQFEQNWLWISSLHIRFHIGVDGISLPLILLTNGLMPLIIATTFKKDYKGSFYALMAFMQAGLLLVFMALDAFSFYVGWEIALIPIYFICALWGEGDRIRVNLKFFIYTFLGSLLMLIAILYLYQQVPNRDFEWTSFIALDLGENTQRWLFWAFFIAFAIKIPIFPFHTWQPNTYTNAPAAGTMLLAGIMLKMGVYGLMRWLLPIAPAGVALYGHFAMILCVIGIVYASIIAIKQDDVKRLIAYSSIAHVGLISAGVFTWNTNGLSGATIQMLNHGILVIGLFYVLDIIQQRTQTRSLSELGGIASKAPRLAIFFMIICMGAVGLPLTNGFVGEFLLLKGVFQYGFWFAVFAGLTLILGAVYILRLYQKTMLGEATERTKQFEDVKSTELVVLTIVSALILYIGIFPNFLLNLSASSVEVLSTFLGR from the coding sequence ATGGATAACTTGTTTTTACTTATTTTATTGCCGTTAATAAGCGCATTGATGCTAACTTTATTAAAGACCAATGCTGCCAAGTCTATTGCCTTGATTTTATCATTGATATCTTTGGCGTTGACGATTCCCTTCCTTTATGCTTTTGACGCGAATGGAGGGATGCAATTTGAACAAAATTGGCTATGGATTTCTTCGTTGCATATTCGTTTTCATATCGGCGTTGACGGAATTAGCTTGCCGTTGATATTATTGACGAATGGGCTGATGCCTTTAATTATTGCCACAACCTTTAAGAAGGATTATAAAGGAAGTTTCTATGCACTAATGGCTTTTATGCAAGCAGGATTGTTGCTGGTATTTATGGCCTTGGACGCTTTTAGTTTTTATGTGGGTTGGGAAATTGCCTTGATCCCGATCTACTTTATCTGTGCCCTTTGGGGCGAAGGAGATCGCATTCGTGTCAACTTGAAATTCTTCATCTATACGTTTTTGGGTAGTCTTTTGATGCTGATTGCGATTCTTTATCTCTATCAACAAGTACCTAACCGTGATTTTGAGTGGACTTCGTTTATCGCATTAGATTTAGGGGAAAATACACAGCGGTGGTTATTTTGGGCATTTTTTATCGCTTTCGCTATTAAAATTCCTATTTTCCCTTTTCATACTTGGCAACCTAACACCTATACTAATGCGCCTGCAGCAGGTACAATGTTGCTGGCAGGTATTATGCTCAAAATGGGGGTTTATGGTTTAATGCGTTGGCTGCTGCCTATTGCGCCTGCTGGCGTTGCACTATATGGTCATTTTGCGATGATCTTATGTGTAATTGGGATCGTTTATGCTTCCATTATTGCCATTAAACAAGATGATGTGAAGCGATTGATCGCCTATTCATCAATAGCCCACGTTGGCTTAATTAGTGCTGGTGTCTTCACATGGAATACCAATGGCCTGAGTGGAGCAACTATTCAAATGTTAAATCACGGTATTTTGGTGATCGGGCTTTTTTATGTGTTGGATATTATACAGCAGCGCACACAGACACGAAGTCTTTCTGAGCTCGGCGGAATAGCAAGCAAGGCGCCACGTTTGGCGATATTCTTTATGATTATTTGTATGGGAGCAGTTGGGCTGCCTCTTACGAACGGGTTTGTTGGCGAGTTTTTGTTATTGAAAGGCGTTTTTCAATATGGATTTTGGTTTGCTGTGTTTGCAGGTTTAACCTTAATTCTTGGGGCAGTATATATCCTTAGACTTTATCAAAAGACCATGTTAGGGGAAGCGACCGAAAGAACCAAACAATTTGAAGATGTGAAAAGTACCGAGCTTGTCGTGTTAACGATAGTCTCCGCCTTAATTCTTTATATTGGTATATTCCCAAATTTCCTATTGAACCTTTCTGCAAGTTCGGTGGAAGTTTTAAGTACATTTTTAGGCAGATAA
- the nuoL gene encoding NADH-quinone oxidoreductase subunit L — protein sequence MSELVWLIPLLPLIGFIVNGLGRNALSKGMIGTVGSAVVLISFVCSCFLFSEVYQARQAGQAGIIEQHVFDWIAVGNLKIGLSFLVDPLSAIMLLIVTGIGFLIHVYSMGYMHHDIGFGKFFSYLNLFIFFMLLLVLGSNYLVMFIGWEGVGLCSYLLIGFWYKNTSYTNAAKKAFVMNRIGDLGFLLAVFLILGTFGSLEFSTVFPAAKNFAVGDITVVSITILLFIAATGKSAQIPLFTWLPDAMAGPTPVSALIHAATMVTAGIYMIARSNILFILSPFTLHLITVIAICTALLAAAIALTQNDIKKVLAYSTVSQLGYMFLGLGVGAFTGAFFHVLTHAFFKALLFLGAGSVIHGMSDEQDMRKMGGLKKAMPITYLTMLMGTIAIAGIPPFSGFFSKDEILAGAFAASPVLWGLGFIGALMTAFYMFRMLFMTFSGTFRGTQEQMHHLHESPKSMTTPLIVLAILSVIGGIINLPAVLGGNHWLEDFLAPVFSEGKAIMPSTHHLEHSTEYLLMGVSVVGVLIMVALAFNKYVKRQQLPEEGEGTRGFLGNLSYHKFYVDELYDSLIVRPINWLSAFFGNVVDQRGIDGVVNGAGKATFDTGKVLRLLQNGNVGFYLLMMVIGVIAIFIYGLLSL from the coding sequence ATGAGTGAATTAGTTTGGTTGATTCCCCTTTTGCCCTTAATCGGGTTTATTGTGAACGGATTGGGTAGGAATGCCTTATCCAAAGGTATGATAGGCACCGTTGGCAGTGCTGTAGTGCTTATTTCTTTCGTATGTAGCTGCTTTCTGTTTTCTGAAGTCTATCAAGCGAGACAGGCTGGACAAGCGGGCATCATTGAGCAACATGTATTTGATTGGATTGCCGTAGGTAACCTTAAGATAGGATTATCTTTTTTGGTAGATCCGCTTAGCGCGATCATGCTTCTGATCGTTACAGGAATCGGTTTTCTTATCCATGTATACTCCATGGGTTATATGCATCATGATATTGGATTTGGTAAGTTCTTCTCCTACTTGAATCTCTTTATCTTTTTTATGTTGTTATTGGTTTTAGGCTCCAATTACTTAGTCATGTTCATAGGCTGGGAAGGTGTAGGATTATGCTCGTATCTATTGATCGGCTTTTGGTATAAAAATACTTCGTATACAAATGCAGCAAAAAAAGCATTTGTGATGAATAGAATAGGTGATCTAGGTTTTCTGCTTGCCGTATTTTTAATACTAGGCACTTTCGGCTCGTTAGAATTTTCGACGGTATTTCCAGCAGCCAAGAATTTTGCTGTCGGTGATATTACTGTCGTTAGCATTACTATTTTGTTGTTTATTGCTGCAACGGGTAAATCGGCGCAAATCCCCTTGTTTACGTGGTTGCCCGATGCCATGGCTGGACCGACACCGGTATCGGCGCTGATCCATGCGGCGACCATGGTCACGGCGGGTATTTATATGATTGCACGTTCCAATATATTATTTATCCTTTCACCGTTCACCTTACACCTCATTACTGTCATCGCTATCTGTACTGCCCTGCTAGCTGCTGCGATTGCACTAACGCAAAATGATATTAAGAAAGTATTGGCTTATTCCACCGTTTCGCAATTGGGTTATATGTTTCTTGGCCTTGGTGTAGGTGCATTTACAGGAGCATTTTTCCATGTATTGACGCATGCCTTCTTTAAGGCATTGCTTTTCCTTGGGGCTGGATCTGTTATACATGGTATGAGTGATGAACAGGATATGCGTAAAATGGGCGGCTTGAAGAAAGCAATGCCTATTACTTATCTGACGATGTTGATGGGCACTATTGCGATTGCAGGAATTCCACCATTCTCTGGCTTCTTCTCCAAAGACGAAATATTAGCAGGGGCTTTTGCCGCTAGTCCAGTCTTATGGGGGTTAGGATTTATTGGTGCATTAATGACGGCATTCTATATGTTTAGGATGTTGTTTATGACATTTTCAGGAACATTTCGTGGTACGCAAGAGCAAATGCATCATTTGCATGAATCCCCAAAAAGTATGACCACACCACTCATTGTACTGGCTATACTTTCTGTGATTGGAGGTATAATCAACTTACCCGCTGTTTTGGGGGGCAATCATTGGCTTGAGGATTTCCTGGCGCCAGTATTCTCAGAGGGAAAAGCGATAATGCCTTCAACTCATCATTTGGAACACAGTACTGAATATTTACTAATGGGTGTTTCGGTAGTTGGGGTATTGATTATGGTTGCTTTGGCTTTTAATAAATACGTTAAAAGACAACAGCTACCGGAAGAGGGCGAAGGTACGCGTGGTTTCTTGGGCAATCTTTCTTACCATAAGTTTTACGTGGATGAACTTTATGATAGCCTCATTGTACGTCCAATCAATTGGCTTTCGGCTTTCTTTGGGAATGTCGTGGATCAACGTGGGATTGATGGTGTTGTTAATGGTGCCGGTAAAGCAACATTTGATACAGGAAAAGTATTGCGTTTGCTCCAGAATGGTAATGTTGGTTTTTATTTATTGATGATGGTAATTGGGGTGATTGCCATTTTCATCTATGGATTGTTGAGTCTTTAA
- the nuoH gene encoding NADH-quinone oxidoreductase subunit NuoH, whose amino-acid sequence MEWSFVIEKLILVFIIFVVTLLIAMYSTLAERKIAGFMQDRYGPDRAGIFGILQPLCDGGKFFFKEEIIPAGAHKVLFIVGPTIAIITACISSAVIPWGQELQIGDRIISLQVTDVNVGILYMFGVIALGVYGIMLGGWASNNKFSLMGAIRAASQSISYEIAMGLSIIALLMVTQSLSLKEIVAQQSGFVNWNIWAQPLGFIIFMVCAFAECNRVPFDLPECETELVGGYHTEYSSMKLGLYMFSEYINMFVSSALMASLYFGGYNFPFMNDLGLSANMITIIGVVVFFIKIFLFIFFFMWVRWTLPRFRYDQLMNLGWKMLIPLAIANIVLTGVFTLIKDTYFS is encoded by the coding sequence ATGGAGTGGTCTTTTGTCATCGAAAAATTAATACTGGTGTTTATCATCTTCGTAGTTACGTTGTTAATTGCGATGTATTCTACGCTAGCAGAACGTAAAATTGCCGGTTTTATGCAGGATCGTTATGGTCCTGATCGAGCTGGTATTTTTGGAATTTTGCAACCCCTTTGCGATGGGGGAAAATTCTTTTTTAAGGAGGAAATTATCCCGGCAGGTGCGCATAAAGTACTTTTTATAGTAGGCCCTACGATAGCCATTATAACTGCCTGTATAAGTTCTGCCGTGATCCCTTGGGGACAGGAGTTGCAGATTGGAGATCGGATAATTTCCTTGCAGGTTACTGATGTTAATGTCGGTATTCTGTATATGTTTGGTGTCATAGCATTGGGTGTATATGGAATTATGTTGGGCGGCTGGGCGTCGAATAATAAGTTTTCTTTGATGGGTGCTATTCGTGCAGCATCACAGAGCATCAGTTATGAAATTGCCATGGGGCTTTCGATAATCGCTTTATTGATGGTGACACAAAGCCTCTCCCTGAAGGAAATCGTTGCGCAACAATCTGGTTTTGTCAATTGGAATATTTGGGCTCAGCCGTTAGGTTTTATTATTTTTATGGTGTGTGCCTTTGCTGAGTGTAACCGAGTCCCTTTTGACTTACCGGAATGTGAGACCGAGCTTGTTGGTGGTTATCATACGGAGTATTCTTCCATGAAATTGGGGCTCTATATGTTCTCCGAATACATCAATATGTTTGTCTCCTCGGCACTTATGGCTTCACTCTATTTTGGTGGTTATAATTTCCCTTTTATGAATGATCTGGGATTGTCTGCCAATATGATCACGATCATCGGGGTAGTTGTATTCTTTATCAAGATATTTTTGTTTATCTTTTTCTTTATGTGGGTGCGCTGGACATTGCCTCGCTTCCGCTATGATCAACTGATGAATCTGGGCTGGAAAATGCTGATCCCATTGGCGATTGCCAATATCGTACTTACAGGTGTATTTACATTGATTAAAGACACGTATTTCTCATAA
- a CDS encoding NADH-quinone oxidoreductase subunit J, producing the protein MTVFYFVAFLSIFFALMTIFTKNPVHSVLYLVITFFTFTIHYILLNAQFLAVVNFIVYMGAIMVLFLFVLMLLNLNKDTEPMKSNLVKFMGVIAGCCLLVTFFGVYRVFDISNPLTVVNPEIGLVKNLGKVLFNEFLLPFELSSLLLLTAMIGAILLAKKEPKQI; encoded by the coding sequence ATGACCGTATTTTATTTTGTAGCCTTCTTGTCTATTTTCTTTGCGCTAATGACCATTTTTACCAAAAATCCTGTACACAGTGTATTGTATTTGGTGATTACGTTTTTCACATTTACCATACATTATATTCTTTTGAATGCCCAGTTTTTGGCTGTAGTGAATTTCATTGTGTATATGGGGGCCATTATGGTTTTGTTTCTATTTGTACTGATGTTGCTCAACCTCAATAAGGATACCGAGCCCATGAAATCCAATTTAGTTAAATTTATGGGCGTTATCGCAGGCTGTTGCTTACTGGTGACTTTTTTCGGCGTGTATCGTGTATTCGATATTTCAAATCCACTGACGGTCGTAAATCCAGAGATCGGATTGGTCAAGAATCTGGGTAAAGTGTTGTTTAACGAATTTTTGCTCCCATTTGAGTTATCGTCACTATTGTTATTGACAGCAATGATCGGAGCGATATTATTAGCTAAGAAAGAACCTAAACAAATCTAA
- the nuoK gene encoding NADH-quinone oxidoreductase subunit NuoK: METVVQQLQGVPINHYLIFCSIIFAIGVIGVLIRRNVIIIMMSIELMLNAVNLLLAAFSVQHGDSSGQVFVFFIMALAAAEVAVGLAIIIMVYRNTKSVDIDSLNKLRW; this comes from the coding sequence ATGGAAACAGTTGTTCAACAGTTGCAAGGGGTGCCAATAAATCATTACTTGATTTTCTGCTCGATTATTTTTGCTATTGGTGTTATTGGTGTTCTTATTCGCCGTAACGTCATCATTATCATGATGTCTATTGAATTGATGCTTAATGCGGTCAATCTTCTTTTAGCAGCATTTTCTGTACAGCATGGCGATTCATCCGGACAGGTCTTTGTCTTTTTTATCATGGCGTTGGCAGCGGCAGAAGTTGCCGTAGGCCTAGCGATTATTATTATGGTATATCGGAATACGAAGTCTGTAGATATCGATTCCTTAAATAAACTGCGTTGGTAG
- a CDS encoding NADH-quinone oxidoreductase subunit N, which produces MGAIITLSILALVVLYLGLFKVKSMLLPVSILGFLVAIGFLWYDWNSTSGPLYSGMVHFDHYAIVFSILCIAVTLCIFVVSKGYFDQEGQVAEYYSLLIFSLAGAVLVNSYHNFSMLFLGIEIMSVALYILVGIRKRDKASNEAALKYFIMGAFSTGFLLFGIALLYGATGSFDLSAVKEYVVNNPQAISPLFYGGILFLIVGLTFKVGAVPFHFWTPDVYDGAPILITSYMSTVVKVASFAGLLRLFNYSLLPLQDFWTPVFLVIAILTLFVGNISALMQSSFKRMLAYSSVSHAGYMLFAIIAVGATSANSIFAYGLAYSLATIVAFTGLILVKKTTGSEHFEAFNGLGKRNPMLAFAITVAMLSLAGIPLTAGFIGKFMMFSSVMENYHIVLLVLAVVNAAIAVYYYLKVVVAMYFRDSEESCVNVQWNYSLVLFLAVVLTIIIGVYPDYLLKLI; this is translated from the coding sequence ATGGGTGCAATAATTACACTTTCGATATTAGCATTGGTGGTCCTTTATCTTGGCTTATTCAAGGTAAAATCTATGCTACTGCCTGTTTCTATCCTTGGATTTCTTGTCGCTATCGGTTTTCTATGGTACGACTGGAATTCTACCAGCGGTCCTCTTTACAGCGGGATGGTTCATTTTGACCATTATGCTATTGTTTTTTCAATCTTATGTATTGCCGTTACCTTATGTATCTTTGTTGTTTCAAAAGGGTATTTTGACCAAGAGGGACAAGTCGCGGAATATTATTCACTATTAATATTTTCCCTCGCAGGAGCTGTTCTTGTAAATAGTTATCATAATTTTTCGATGCTCTTTTTAGGCATTGAAATTATGTCAGTAGCACTTTATATTTTGGTCGGAATACGTAAAAGAGATAAAGCATCAAATGAAGCTGCGCTAAAGTATTTTATTATGGGTGCTTTTTCAACCGGTTTTCTTTTGTTTGGAATTGCCCTCCTATACGGAGCAACAGGCTCATTTGATCTAAGTGCAGTGAAAGAATATGTTGTTAATAATCCTCAGGCGATTTCACCTTTATTTTATGGCGGAATATTATTTCTAATCGTAGGGCTGACTTTCAAAGTTGGAGCTGTTCCATTCCATTTCTGGACACCCGATGTTTACGATGGGGCTCCGATTTTGATTACAAGTTATATGAGTACAGTAGTTAAGGTAGCATCTTTTGCTGGATTATTGCGTTTATTCAATTATAGTCTATTGCCTTTACAAGATTTTTGGACACCCGTATTTTTAGTGATTGCCATTCTCACCTTATTTGTTGGAAATATTTCAGCGTTAATGCAGTCTTCTTTCAAACGAATGCTTGCCTATTCGAGTGTTTCTCATGCAGGTTATATGTTGTTTGCGATTATAGCCGTGGGTGCCACGTCAGCCAATAGCATCTTTGCGTATGGTCTTGCTTATTCGCTGGCAACGATTGTTGCTTTTACGGGATTGATCCTTGTCAAAAAGACAACAGGTTCCGAGCATTTTGAAGCGTTCAATGGATTGGGCAAACGTAATCCCATGCTGGCATTTGCAATTACAGTTGCCATGCTTTCTCTTGCCGGTATACCTTTGACTGCCGGATTTATTGGTAAATTTATGATGTTTTCTTCTGTGATGGAGAACTATCATATTGTATTGCTCGTGCTAGCCGTCGTCAACGCGGCAATTGCCGTATATTACTACTTAAAGGTTGTTGTTGCGATGTACTTTAGGGATAGTGAGGAATCTTGTGTCAATGTGCAGTGGAATTATTCACTTGTACTATTCCTTGCAGTCGTGCTTACAATTATAATTGGAGTATATCCAGATTATCTTTTAAAATTAATATAA
- a CDS encoding enoyl-CoA hydratase/isomerase family protein, with protein sequence MVQYSSLKYAIKDSIGYIFINREPQLNALNQQTLDDLQDLFKHFNSDNQVRGIILTGAGNKAFAAGADIKEFLDLSVIQARWLSERGHIIFSDLIEDSPKPVIAAINGYALGGGLELALACHMRIASENAKMGLPEVSLGLIPGYGGTQRLPKLIGKGRAMQLILTGDMIDAQQAYEIGLVNEVVVQDKLIARAEEILQKIFTRSRVAVANAIAAINAAEDKQQNGSKVEMDAFGHLFGTEDFKEGISAFLAKRTPNFE encoded by the coding sequence ATGGTTCAATATTCAAGTTTAAAATACGCTATTAAAGATAGTATAGGCTATATCTTTATTAATCGCGAACCGCAGCTGAACGCCTTGAATCAGCAAACACTGGATGATTTACAAGATCTTTTCAAACATTTCAATTCCGACAATCAAGTACGAGGTATAATCCTGACTGGCGCTGGAAACAAAGCATTTGCAGCAGGAGCAGATATCAAGGAATTTTTGGATTTGTCTGTTATTCAGGCGCGATGGCTGAGTGAAAGGGGGCATATTATTTTTTCGGATCTTATTGAGGACTCTCCAAAGCCAGTTATTGCTGCTATCAATGGGTATGCCCTAGGCGGAGGGCTTGAACTCGCTTTGGCCTGTCACATGCGTATAGCTTCTGAGAATGCTAAAATGGGTCTTCCAGAGGTTTCGTTGGGCTTAATTCCAGGTTATGGCGGTACACAACGTTTACCCAAATTAATCGGAAAAGGACGAGCCATGCAACTAATTTTAACGGGTGATATGATTGACGCTCAGCAGGCTTATGAAATAGGATTGGTAAACGAGGTGGTCGTACAGGATAAACTCATTGCCCGAGCGGAGGAAATACTTCAAAAGATATTTACGCGCTCTCGCGTTGCAGTAGCAAATGCAATAGCTGCAATTAACGCTGCAGAAGATAAACAACAAAATGGAAGCAAAGTTGAAATGGATGCCTTTGGACATTTATTCGGTACAGAAGATTTCAAAGAAGGTATTTCTGCATTTTTAGCGAAAAGGACACCCAATTTTGAGTAG
- a CDS encoding DUF5686 family protein: MVFKVCVKSFSIHFFGVLLFLFIGGRVIAQEFIRGKVVDAHTGKGIARVSINWLGEDRGGSSDTLGNFKIQDIKKYRQLIFGAVGYERRTIDVRRLQDSILTVRLVASNNTLEEVVVSRKNKKFKDPAIALIEKVIANRPQNHYTRIPEIRFDEYEKTQFGFVNPEDKAKKFPKPFRFLFENVDSTAFRGLTIAPFYLEENYANVYSSHNPDRSKKIIISHNQTELNPRFFNNDNWQTRFQTILRDVDLYDNTIQITNKGVLSPIATGATAFYNYQIKDTIQIDGQDYIALHFEGKSAIDLLFYGDLLISDDTRYAVHRATLNIGRAANINWINDVQIELNYREFKNGGMLPVHADLKMLFGGSKSDVLYGRRESQYLGHRTDSISSENFAGVPIEKRYLLKSAAQVPLVRIRPSPLRHAELGAYQKVDSVQNMRSFNQLVALGYLLAKGYYNAGKVEFGPLEYLYSRNNYEGNRFRLSGRTTRLFSEKAYIEGYTAYGDKDKELKYYLSTAFTLNGERIVQFPANYLRFTVQHDVMEPGRGLGFLKGDGFFRSFGRNRPNKWQFNDIYRLDHLIEFGNHVSVGTAFTHTRRQPRGDLFYINSLPLPDTVRQVNTNDLQLILRWAPNEEFTYHNLDRGTVENKYPIFTLQYNKGLKGFWGADYRYDALRFSIFKRLFLSPAGQADLEFSGGRIWGKHLPYTLLELPEVTKDKQGPLVNFDLMATSEFASDQFLKLTYYHNWNGFFFNRIPLFRRLKWREVTGFKAFYGKLSDANNPFVTPENIQFEADKEGIIQTKAFRNKPYVEGLVGVDNIFKLIRLEYKKRLSYRGGEGVPSDTFTASLHFNF, from the coding sequence ATGGTGTTTAAAGTGTGTGTTAAATCTTTTTCTATTCATTTTTTCGGTGTATTATTATTCCTCTTTATAGGAGGGCGGGTAATTGCGCAGGAATTTATTCGTGGAAAGGTAGTGGATGCGCATACAGGAAAAGGTATCGCAAGAGTCTCAATTAACTGGCTTGGGGAAGATCGAGGAGGTAGTAGTGATACGCTTGGAAATTTTAAAATTCAGGACATTAAGAAGTATCGCCAGTTAATCTTCGGTGCAGTGGGTTATGAACGCAGGACAATTGATGTTCGCCGACTGCAAGATTCGATTTTGACAGTTCGTTTAGTAGCCTCTAATAATACGTTAGAGGAGGTTGTCGTCAGTAGAAAAAATAAAAAATTCAAAGATCCTGCCATCGCCTTGATTGAAAAGGTGATAGCAAACCGTCCCCAGAACCATTACACCCGTATTCCTGAAATTCGTTTCGACGAATACGAGAAAACACAGTTTGGTTTTGTCAATCCGGAAGATAAAGCCAAGAAATTTCCAAAACCATTTCGGTTTCTTTTTGAGAATGTTGACTCTACTGCTTTCCGGGGGCTCACAATCGCGCCATTCTATCTGGAGGAAAACTATGCAAATGTCTATTCATCACATAATCCAGACCGAAGTAAGAAAATTATCATTAGCCACAATCAAACAGAATTAAATCCACGCTTTTTTAACAATGATAATTGGCAAACCCGGTTTCAGACGATACTCCGTGATGTTGATCTCTATGATAATACGATTCAGATCACTAACAAAGGTGTGTTGAGCCCAATTGCTACTGGTGCAACGGCATTTTATAACTATCAGATCAAAGATACAATTCAAATCGATGGTCAGGATTATATAGCACTCCATTTTGAAGGCAAATCTGCGATTGATTTGCTTTTCTACGGTGATCTCCTGATCTCGGATGATACGAGATATGCGGTCCATCGCGCGACATTGAATATAGGACGTGCCGCAAACATCAATTGGATAAATGACGTACAGATAGAGCTGAACTATCGCGAATTTAAAAATGGTGGTATGCTCCCTGTTCATGCAGATCTGAAAATGTTATTTGGCGGTAGTAAGTCCGATGTATTATATGGACGCAGAGAATCCCAATACCTAGGACATCGTACGGATTCAATTTCGAGTGAGAATTTTGCCGGAGTACCTATTGAAAAAAGGTATCTTCTCAAATCTGCTGCACAAGTGCCCCTAGTACGGATTAGACCGAGTCCCTTAAGGCATGCGGAATTAGGGGCCTACCAAAAAGTTGATTCGGTACAAAATATGCGATCTTTTAATCAGTTGGTTGCATTAGGTTATTTACTGGCAAAGGGCTATTATAATGCTGGGAAAGTTGAATTTGGACCTCTTGAATATCTATACAGCCGTAATAATTATGAAGGTAATCGGTTCCGCTTAAGTGGTCGAACAACTCGTTTATTCTCCGAAAAAGCTTATATTGAAGGATATACTGCTTATGGAGATAAAGATAAAGAACTTAAATATTACTTGAGTACGGCCTTTACGTTGAATGGTGAACGTATTGTTCAGTTTCCTGCAAATTATTTGCGCTTTACTGTACAACATGATGTGATGGAACCAGGGCGGGGCTTGGGCTTCTTGAAAGGCGATGGATTCTTCCGTTCTTTTGGGAGAAATAGGCCTAACAAATGGCAATTTAATGACATCTATCGCTTAGATCATCTGATCGAATTTGGGAATCATGTTAGCGTCGGAACGGCATTTACGCACACCCGAAGACAGCCCCGTGGTGATTTGTTTTATATCAATAGTCTACCTTTGCCCGATACAGTTCGCCAGGTAAATACAAATGATCTGCAGCTGATTTTACGCTGGGCTCCAAATGAAGAATTTACCTATCATAATTTAGACAGGGGTACTGTAGAAAATAAGTATCCCATCTTTACCCTGCAATATAACAAAGGTTTGAAAGGCTTTTGGGGAGCTGATTATAGGTATGATGCATTGCGGTTCAGTATTTTTAAACGATTATTCTTATCTCCGGCAGGTCAGGCCGATCTCGAATTTTCAGGAGGAAGAATTTGGGGTAAGCACCTGCCTTATACCTTGCTTGAACTTCCAGAGGTCACAAAAGATAAGCAGGGACCTTTGGTGAACTTTGATCTGATGGCGACTTCGGAATTTGCTTCCGACCAGTTTTTGAAGCTAACTTATTATCACAATTGGAACGGTTTCTTTTTCAATAGAATTCCCTTGTTCAGAAGGTTAAAGTGGCGTGAAGTAACAGGCTTTAAGGCTTTTTATGGAAAGCTGAGTGATGCAAACAATCCATTTGTTACTCCCGAAAATATTCAATTTGAGGCAGATAAAGAAGGCATTATTCAAACAAAGGCATTCCGTAACAAACCTTATGTGGAAGGGCTTGTGGGGGTAGATAATATCTTTAAATTGATTAGATTAGAGTATAAAAAGAGATTAAGCTATAGAGGTGGCGAAGGCGTACCTTCAGATACTTTTACGGCATCTTTACATTTTAATTTTTAG
- a CDS encoding NADH-quinone oxidoreductase subunit I: MQLTNRKKVIEQKPMTFAERIYFPAIVKGLRITLRHFFKKIPTVKYPEEIRPYSKNFRGQHSLKRDEEGRERCTACGLCALSCPAEAITMTAAERKKGEEHLYREEKYASVYEINMLRCIFCGLCEEACPKEAIYLDGPHVTADYLRKDFIYGKDKLVEPTFDITKLKS, from the coding sequence ATGCAACTTACCAATCGTAAAAAAGTAATTGAACAAAAACCAATGACATTCGCCGAAAGAATCTACTTTCCGGCTATTGTAAAAGGTTTGCGAATTACATTAAGGCATTTTTTTAAAAAAATACCAACCGTTAAATATCCTGAGGAAATAAGACCTTATTCGAAAAATTTTAGAGGGCAGCACTCGCTCAAACGTGATGAAGAGGGGCGCGAACGTTGTACAGCCTGTGGATTGTGTGCCTTATCCTGTCCTGCGGAGGCGATCACTATGACCGCTGCTGAGCGTAAAAAAGGGGAGGAGCACCTTTATCGCGAGGAAAAATATGCGTCAGTATATGAAATCAATATGTTGCGCTGTATTTTCTGTGGCCTATGTGAAGAGGCTTGCCCAAAAGAAGCGATCTATTTGGACGGTCCCCATGTGACCGCAGATTATCTCCGTAAGGATTTTATCTATGGAAAAGACAAATTGGTTGAACCGACATTTGATATTACCAAATTAAAGAGCTAA